From a single Bacillus sp. NEB1478 genomic region:
- a CDS encoding TrkH family potassium uptake protein, producing MFKNTTNQPKKNHLTSVQLIVIFYLLSVIVATVLLSLPVGHNEGVKLPFIDALFTAVSAVSVTGLTSVSISETFNRTGVIILALVVQIGGIGVMTLGTAIWLLIGKRIGMRERQLIMTDQNQSTLSGLVNLMKQILVLIIGIEIVGTVLLFILFQPYYDSHLEVLYHAFFASVTATTNAGFDITGSSLIPFKDDYLVQIVIMCLITSGAIGFPVLVEVNNFIKERKYLERYTFTLFTKVTTSTFLLLVIVGAIGIFLLEINLFFKGKSWHESIFYSLFQSVTTRSGGLATMHISEFSQPTILFLSVMMFIGASPSSVGGGIRTTTFAVALLSILFYAKGRNTIKIFNREIFPEDIQKSFIVIIVSVVLCTTSTVILSITDPMPIEKLFFEVCSAFGTTGLTTGITGTLSSTGKVILMILMFIGRIGVLSFLFIIRGNVVNEHIHYPKEKLIIGQ from the coding sequence ATGTTTAAAAATACAACAAACCAGCCAAAAAAGAACCACCTTACGTCTGTACAGCTAATCGTCATATTTTATTTATTGTCTGTCATCGTAGCAACCGTACTTTTAAGTCTGCCTGTCGGACATAATGAAGGCGTTAAACTCCCATTTATTGATGCGTTATTTACTGCTGTAAGTGCTGTTAGTGTTACGGGATTGACTTCAGTCAGTATCTCAGAAACGTTCAACCGTACAGGTGTTATCATACTGGCCCTCGTTGTTCAAATCGGCGGAATTGGTGTCATGACATTAGGGACGGCTATCTGGCTATTGATTGGTAAGCGGATCGGAATGAGAGAACGTCAATTGATCATGACTGATCAAAACCAATCAACTCTATCTGGGCTAGTAAACCTAATGAAACAGATACTTGTGCTTATCATAGGTATTGAAATTGTGGGGACTGTGCTGTTATTTATTTTGTTCCAGCCGTATTATGATTCGCATCTTGAGGTTCTCTACCACGCATTTTTTGCCTCTGTTACAGCAACTACAAATGCGGGATTTGATATTACAGGAAGTTCGCTAATTCCTTTTAAAGACGATTATCTCGTGCAGATCGTAATCATGTGTTTAATTACTTCTGGAGCCATTGGCTTTCCGGTTTTAGTTGAAGTGAACAATTTTATTAAAGAACGAAAGTACTTGGAACGTTATACGTTTACTCTTTTTACAAAAGTAACGACATCAACCTTTCTTTTGCTCGTTATTGTTGGTGCAATAGGAATTTTCTTATTAGAAATAAATCTCTTTTTTAAAGGGAAATCGTGGCATGAGAGCATTTTTTATTCGCTGTTTCAATCTGTAACGACGAGAAGCGGCGGGCTAGCCACAATGCATATTAGTGAGTTCTCTCAGCCAACGATTCTATTTTTGAGCGTTATGATGTTTATTGGTGCTTCACCGAGCAGTGTCGGCGGGGGGATTCGGACAACGACATTTGCCGTAGCCCTATTGTCCATTTTGTTTTATGCAAAGGGAAGGAATACAATCAAAATCTTCAATCGTGAAATCTTTCCTGAGGATATCCAAAAATCATTTATCGTCATTATTGTGTCTGTGGTGCTTTGCACTACGTCGACAGTTATACTTTCCATCACCGATCCAATGCCAATAGAAAAACTCTTTTTTGAGGTTTGTTCTGCATTTGGTACAACGGGCCTTACGACTGGAATTACGGGTACACTGAGTTCCACAGGGAAAGTTATCTTGATGATCTTAATGTTTATAGGGCGAATTGGTGTTCTATCATTCCTATTTATTATTCGGGGTAATGTAGTTAATGAACATATTCATTATCCAAAAGAGAAACTGATAATTGGTCAATAA